A window of Heptranchias perlo isolate sHepPer1 chromosome 27, sHepPer1.hap1, whole genome shotgun sequence contains these coding sequences:
- the LOC137344738 gene encoding leucine-rich repeat neuronal protein 1-like, whose product MLLKVYMFISLTAVTLTQAIPWRVKCPDVCVCEIKPWFTPRSMYREAPTVDCNDYFMTKVPANLPEGTQTLLLQSNRIDKIEPEELHHLVNLTELDLSQNSFSRIEDFNLKNMSNLLVLHLEENQLTELSGNCFSALTNLQELYLNHNQLSTISARAFFGLENLLRLHLNSNNLRTIKSEWFETIPSLEILMIGENAVDSIQNMNFKPLVNLRSLVLSGMSLKGISDYALEGLENLESISFYDNKLPKVPKVALQKVPDLKFLDLNKNPIQRLQQSDFTDMLHLKELGINNMEELISIDKFALDNLPELTKLEVTNNPKLSYIHPSAFRLIPQMETLMLNNNALSALYKKTIESLSKLQEISIHSNPIRCDCVIRWVNTNENRIRFIEPQSTFCVDPPEFKRRNLRDVPFREMTDRCLPLISSEVFPSHLNTEIQESLSLHCRAFAEPDPEIYWVTPSGDKLLAYTASDKYRVHPEGTLEILNITINEAGLYTCVAHNLVGADMKSVTIEVDGFYPENKENIKLYIQETEAHHILLSWIITSNIISSNISWSRTASNSSLNSAFTARIPAGIHKYNLTRLEPFAEYVICVHVSYVHLRTEISCIRIRTKETNLATGTSEIRPHFLIALTACALFVAISVLSLRGFMSTRQKVDMEHSPLAMCMQKNLSISLHGIYPPFVKHWEAESNSDKTIAVEVQSTPLGPSHANCCETN is encoded by the coding sequence ATGTTGCTGAAAGTGTACATGTTTATTAGCTTGACAGCTGTTACGTTAACTCAAGCGATACCTTGGCGTGTCAAATGCCcagatgtgtgtgtttgtgaaatTAAACCTTGGTTCACGCcgaggtcaatgtacagagaggccCCAACAGTGGACTGCAATGATTATTTTATGACTAAAGTTCCCGCGAATTTGCCTGAAGGAACACAGACTTTACTACTACAGAGCAACAGGATCGATAAGATCGAGCCGGAAGAGCTGCATCACCTGGTGAACCTGACCGAACTGGACCTGTCCCAAAACAGTTTCTCCAGGATTGAAGACTTCAACTTGAAGAATATGTCCAATCTCCTGGTCCTCCATTTGGAAGAGAACCAGTTGACTGAATTATCAGGAAACTGCTTCTCTGCTCTCACCAACCTTCAAGAACTTTACTTAAACCATAACCAGCTGAGCACCATTTCTGCCAGAGCTTTCTTCGGTCTTGAAAACCTTCTTCGGCTCCACCTGAACTCCAACAACTTGAGGACCATTAAAAGTGAGTGGTTTGAGACCATACCCAGCCTGGAGATCCTCATGATTGGAGAGAATGCAGTAGACTCGATCCAGAACATGAACTTTAAGCCTCTCGTCAATCTAAGAAGCCTGGTATTGAGTGGAATGAGCCTTAAAGGAATCTCAGATTATGCTCTCGAGGGGCTTGAGAATTTAGAAAGCATTTCTTTTTATGACAACAAATTACCTAAGGTTCCAAAGGTGGCCCTCCAGAAAGTTCCAGATCTCAAATTTTTGGATTTGAATAAAAATCCGATTCAAAGGCTCCAACAGAGCGATTTCACGGATATGCTGCACCTTAAAGAGTTGGGCATCAACAATATGGAGGAATTGATCTCCATTGATAAGTTCGCTTTGGACAATCTGCCAGAATTGACCAAACTGGAGGTGACCAACAACCCTAAACTTTCCTACATTCACCCCAGTGCATTTCGCCTCATTCCCCAAATGGAAACCCTCATGCTAAACAATAACGCTTTGAGTGCCTTATACAAAAAGACCATCGAGTCCCTTTCCAAACTCCAAGAGATTAGCATTCACAGCAACCCCATCAGATGTGACTGCGTCATTCGCTGGGTGAACACAAACGAAAATCGCATTCGCTTCATAGAGCCCCAGTCAACCTTTTGTGTGGACCCCCCAGAGTTCAAAAGACGAAACCTGAGAGATGTCCCGTTCAGAGAGATGACAGATCGATGTCTCCCTCTCATTTCGTCTGAAGTTTTCCCCTCACACCTCAACACTGAAATCCAAGAGTCCCTTTCTCTTCACTGCCGAGCGTTTGCTGAGCCAGACCCTGAGATTTATTGGGTTACACCGTCTGGTGATAAACTTTTGGCCTATACCGCCTCAGACAAATACAGGGTACACCCTGAGGGAACACTGGAGATATTAAATATAACTATCAACGAAGCGGGACTCTATACCTGTGTGGCCCACAACCTTGTTGGTGCTGACATGAAAAGCGTGACCATCGAAGTGGACGGATTCTATCCAGAAAATAAAGAAAACATTAAGCTGTACATACAGGAAACGGAAGCGCACCATATCTTGCTGTCATGGATAATCACCTCGAACATAATATCATCAAACATCAGTTGGTCACGTACAGCGAGCAACAGCAGCTTGAATTCTGCCTTCACAGCCCGGATCCCTGCGGGCATTCACAAGTATAATCTGACTCGCCTTGAGCCATTTGCCGAATATGTGATATGTGTGCATGTGTCGTACGTCCATCTCCGCACTGAGATATCCTGCATCAGGATTAGGACCAAAGAGACCAACTTAGCAACTGGCACCAGTGAGATAAGACCACATTTTCTAATTGCCTTGACTGCCTGCGCACTGTTTGTGGCAATAAGTGTCTTATCCCTTCGTGGATTTATGTCTACAAGGCAGAAGGTTGATATGGAGCATAGCCCTTTGGCAATGTGCATGCAAAAGAATTTGTCTATCTCGCTGCATGGGATTTACCCTCCATTTGTCAAGCACTGGGAAGCCGAAAGCAACTCTGACAAAACAATAGCAGTAGAAGTTCAATCCACCCCACTGGGTCCCTCTCATGCCAACTGTTGTGAGACCAACTGA